Proteins from one Gossypium raimondii isolate GPD5lz chromosome 8, ASM2569854v1, whole genome shotgun sequence genomic window:
- the LOC105790874 gene encoding uncharacterized protein LOC105790874 isoform X1 produces the protein MAANHFNSHLGLALAYLIFLISIPKSLSVLEPQPAPPSVWDILPKFGLPSGLLPSTVTDYVLHDDGRFIVMLDSPCYIQFEYLVYYEKTITGKLGYGSITDLEGIQVQRFFLWFDVNEIKVDLPPSDSIYFQVGFINKKLDVDQFKTIHSCRDEVTGSCKYSSESLLQLHEDTRKILPEFKLPVLSGVVS, from the exons ATGGCGGCTAACCACTTCAACTCCCATCTGGGTTTAGCTCTAGCCTATCTAATCTTCCTCATTTCAATCCCCAAATCTCTATCAGTCCTTGAGCCTCAGCCTGCTCCTCCCTCTGTCTGGGATATCCTTCCTAAATTCGGTCTCCCCAGTGGGCTTCTACCAAGCACTGTCACCGATTACGTCCTCCACGATGATGGGAGGTTCATCGTCATGTTGGACAGCCCTTGCTACATTCAATTCGAGTACTTGGTCTACTACGAAAAGACCATCACTGGAAAACTGGGTTATGGCTCCATTACCGATTTGGAAGGCATTCAGGTGCAGCGGTTCTTCTTGTGGTTCGATGTGAATGAGATCAAGGTCGATTTGCCACCCTCCGACTCCATATATTTCCAAGTTGGATTCATCAACAAGAAGCTCGACGTTGACCAGTTCAAGACCATCCATTCTTGCCGTGATGAGGTTACGGGCTCTTGTAAATATTCTTCGGAATCACTTCTTCAG CTTCATGAAGATACAAGGAAAATTTTACCTGAATTCAAGTTACCAGTCCTTTCTGGAGTTGTATCATAA
- the LOC105790874 gene encoding uncharacterized protein LOC105790874 isoform X2 has protein sequence MAANHFNSHLGLALAYLIFLISIPKSLSVLEPQPAPPSVWDILPKFGLPSGLLPSTVTDYVLHDDGRFIVMLDSPCYIQFEYLVYYEKTITGKLGYGSITDLEGIQVQRFFLWFDVNEIKVDLPPSDSIYFQVGFINKKLDVDQFKTIHSCRDEVTGSCKYSSESLLQLPMPRNEIEELITE, from the exons ATGGCGGCTAACCACTTCAACTCCCATCTGGGTTTAGCTCTAGCCTATCTAATCTTCCTCATTTCAATCCCCAAATCTCTATCAGTCCTTGAGCCTCAGCCTGCTCCTCCCTCTGTCTGGGATATCCTTCCTAAATTCGGTCTCCCCAGTGGGCTTCTACCAAGCACTGTCACCGATTACGTCCTCCACGATGATGGGAGGTTCATCGTCATGTTGGACAGCCCTTGCTACATTCAATTCGAGTACTTGGTCTACTACGAAAAGACCATCACTGGAAAACTGGGTTATGGCTCCATTACCGATTTGGAAGGCATTCAGGTGCAGCGGTTCTTCTTGTGGTTCGATGTGAATGAGATCAAGGTCGATTTGCCACCCTCCGACTCCATATATTTCCAAGTTGGATTCATCAACAAGAAGCTCGACGTTGACCAGTTCAAGACCATCCATTCTTGCCGTGATGAGGTTACGGGCTCTTGTAAATATTCTTCGGAATCACTTCTTCAG CTTCCAATGCCTAGAAACGAAATTGAGGAGCTAATTACGGAGTAG
- the LOC105790877 gene encoding probable polyamine transporter At3g13620 translates to MLEDSAQDSLLDQEETLPTTTTAIHNPKKLSIIPLIFLIYFEVSGGAYGEEAAVGAAGPLWAILGFLIFPFIWSIPEALVTAELATAFPGNGGYVIWAHRAFGPFWGSLMGSWKFLSGVINLASYPVLCVDYIKLVFPLLSSGLPRYAAILFSTLFLSFLNYTGLVIVGYTAVCLGVISLIPFLLLALFSIPMIDPSRWISLGNQGVEKNWSLFFNTLFWNLNFWDNASTLAGEVEQPQKTFPKALFSAGLLTCLAYLVPLLAATGATPLNQQAWVEGYFADVAQIIAGKWLKVFLEIGAVLSIIGLYEAQLSSCVYQLLGMAELGFLPQCFSVRSKWFNTPWVGILVSTSITIGVSFMNFTTLISSVNFLYSLGMLLEFASFLWLRRKLPTMKRPFKVPMKLPGLVVMCLIPSGFLVYIMSVATGTVFSVSCLVTLVTVVWYFVMRFCKSKRPTNVEDEGLEQVG, encoded by the coding sequence ATGTTGGAAGACTCCGCCCAAGACTCCCTCCTCGACCAGGAAGAAACTCTTCCAACCACCACCACCGCCATCCATAATCCCAAAAAGCTATCCATCATCCCCCTCATCTTCCTCATCTACTTCGAGGTATCCGGGGGTGCATATGGCGAGGAGGCTGCTGTGGGTGCCGCTGGTCCCCTTTGGGCCATACTTGGTTTCCTTATTTTCCCTTTCATCTGGAGCATACCTGAGGCCTTGGTCACGGCTGAGCTGGCCACCGCCTTCCCTGGTAACGGTGGCTACGTTATCTGGGCGCACAGGGCTTTTGGGCCATTCTGGGGTTCACTTATGGGCTCTTGGAAATTCCTCAGTGGGGTTATCAACTTAGCCTCCTACCCAGTTCTTTGTGTCGATTATATCAAGTTAGTTTTCCCACTTCTCTCTTCGGGGCTGCCTCGCTATGCTGCTATACTCTTCTCTACTTTGTTCCTTTCTTTCTTGAACTACACAGGTTTGGTCATAGTGGGTTACACTGCCGTGTGTTTAGGTGTTATTTCACTCATCCCATTCCTATTATTGGCTTTGTTTTCAATTCCCATGATTGATCCTAGCAGATGGATTAGTTTGGGTAATCAAGGTGTAGAAAAAAATTGGTCATTGTTTTTCAATACCCTCTTTTGGAACCTCAACTTCTGGGATAATGCCAGTACTTTGGCAGGTGAAGTTGAGCAACCCCAAAAGACATTCCCTAAAGCCCTTTTCTCAGCTGGTTTGCTCACTTGTTTAGCTTACTTAGTGCCTCTTTTAGCTGCTACTGGGGCTACACCACTCAATCAACAAGCTTGGGTTGAAGGGTATTTTGCTGATGTGGCTCAAATCATCGCAGGCAAATGGTTAAAAGTGTTTCTTGAAATTGGTGCTGTTTTATCCATCATTGGACTATATGAAGCACAGTTGAGCAGCTGTGTTTATCAGCTTCTAGGAATGGCTGAATTAGGGTTTTTGCCACAATGTTTCTCGGTAAGATCCAAGTGGTTTAACACACCTTGGGTGGGAATTCTGGTCTCAACTTCCATAACTATTGGAGTTTCTTTTATGAACTTTACTACCTTAATTTCTTCAGTTAATTTCTTATATAGTTTAGGGATGTTGCTTGAATTTGCATCATTCCTATGGTTGAGGAGAAAGTTGCCAACAATGAAAAGACCATTTAAAGTGCCGATGAAGTTGCCTGGTTTGGTAGTGATGTGCTTGATCCCTTCTGGGTTTTTGGTCTATATCATGTCAGTGGCTACTGGAACTGTGTTTTCAGTGAGTTGTCTGGTTACACTTGTTACAGTCGTATGGTACTTTGTAATGAGATTTTGCAAATCCAAGAGGCCGACCAATGTGGAGGATGAAGGTTTGGAACAGGTAGGGTGA